One window of Robiginitalea biformata HTCC2501 genomic DNA carries:
- a CDS encoding cytochrome c oxidase subunit II: MTALLTISVLVLVAIAIWQMTKIFEFSQLKAKTANSEVASDEDNKNNGYLMFGFLVFIYLLTIFCFWKYSKFLLPEAASEHGGDYDQLMLWSFVIIFIVQFITQALLHYFAFKYRGEEGKKALFYADNDRLEFIWTIIPVIVLAGLIIWGLYTWTNIMDVNEEDDPLIVELYAQQFNWTARYGGADNVLGDANVRMIDIDRANVLGLDESDPNAADDIIVKELHLPVGRKVNFKMRSQDVLHSAYMPHFRAQMNCVPGMITEFSFTPTITTAEMRQKPEVMEKVARTNAIRAERAAAGEPNSDPWEFDFILLCNKICGKSHYNMQMKIIVESEEDYQAWIESQTTFGETVTAAE, encoded by the coding sequence ATGACAGCATTATTGACGATCTCTGTTTTGGTTTTAGTGGCTATCGCCATCTGGCAGATGACCAAGATCTTTGAATTCTCCCAACTCAAGGCTAAAACAGCGAATTCGGAAGTTGCCAGCGACGAGGACAACAAGAACAACGGGTACCTGATGTTCGGGTTTTTGGTGTTCATCTATTTGCTCACCATATTCTGTTTCTGGAAATACAGCAAGTTCCTGTTGCCGGAAGCCGCCAGCGAACACGGGGGGGATTACGACCAGTTGATGCTCTGGAGCTTTGTGATCATCTTTATCGTCCAGTTCATCACCCAGGCGCTCCTGCACTACTTCGCCTTCAAATACCGGGGCGAAGAGGGCAAAAAAGCGCTGTTTTACGCGGACAATGACCGTCTGGAATTTATCTGGACCATTATCCCGGTGATTGTCCTGGCCGGACTGATTATCTGGGGCCTGTATACCTGGACGAATATCATGGACGTCAACGAGGAAGACGACCCGCTGATTGTGGAGCTCTATGCCCAGCAATTCAACTGGACGGCTCGTTACGGGGGGGCGGATAATGTGCTGGGGGATGCCAATGTCCGGATGATCGATATCGACCGGGCAAACGTGCTCGGGCTGGATGAGTCCGACCCGAATGCCGCCGACGACATTATCGTGAAGGAATTGCATCTGCCCGTTGGGCGGAAGGTAAATTTCAAGATGCGTTCCCAGGACGTACTTCACTCTGCCTACATGCCCCACTTCCGGGCCCAGATGAACTGCGTACCCGGGATGATTACCGAGTTTTCCTTCACCCCGACGATCACCACCGCCGAGATGCGCCAGAAGCCGGAAGTCATGGAAAAAGTGGCACGCACCAATGCCATTCGGGCAGAACGCGCAGCGGCAGGTGAGCCGAATTCGGATCCGTGGGAATTTGATTTTATTTTGCTCTGCAACAAGATCTGCGGCAAGTCGCACTACAACATGCAGATGAAGATCATTGTGGAGAGCGAGGAAGATTACCAGGCGTGGATAGAGAGTCAGACGACTTTTGGGGAGACCGTAACCGCCGCCGAATAA
- a CDS encoding GIN domain-containing protein encodes MKRIEKMRALALVLALLVGAGAWAQRKPRIKGNRNPVKISESLPPFKYLRLEDDLEVRIRQQGSDGYELRVDDNLVDVLQFQVQDSTLVISSFYDITGSRALDITVFFRELSGVEVLAGKLIGEAEFNADLFSIRTEGAAGAELRLRASLCDVTLAGNSRADLNIRAESLVVRMAERSDATIYTDSDTISAELGDNADLTLEGIGDHAVLRLSGESGLSARKLVAGILEANLSGATTARIHAGTSLILDASGQSRTYLYGEPAVTLRRFADRAELHKEPD; translated from the coding sequence ATGAAGCGAATAGAGAAAATGCGCGCACTGGCCCTGGTCCTGGCCTTGTTGGTCGGTGCCGGCGCCTGGGCCCAGCGCAAACCCAGGATCAAGGGAAACCGCAACCCGGTGAAAATCTCCGAAAGCCTCCCGCCCTTTAAGTATCTCCGCCTGGAGGACGACCTGGAGGTCCGGATCCGCCAGCAGGGATCGGATGGATACGAGCTGCGGGTAGACGACAACCTGGTGGATGTTTTGCAGTTCCAGGTGCAGGACAGCACGCTTGTAATTTCTTCGTTTTACGATATTACCGGGAGCCGGGCCCTGGACATCACCGTTTTTTTCCGGGAGCTGTCCGGGGTGGAAGTGCTTGCGGGCAAGCTCATCGGCGAGGCTGAGTTTAATGCCGACCTGTTCAGCATCCGTACGGAAGGGGCGGCCGGGGCCGAGTTGCGCCTGCGCGCTTCCCTCTGCGATGTGACGCTTGCGGGCAACAGCAGGGCCGACCTGAATATCCGGGCGGAATCCCTGGTGGTTCGGATGGCCGAACGCTCGGATGCGACTATCTACACGGATAGTGATACGATATCCGCTGAACTCGGGGACAATGCCGACCTGACACTCGAGGGTATCGGCGACCACGCGGTGTTGAGGCTCTCGGGCGAAAGCGGTTTATCCGCCCGAAAACTGGTGGCGGGTATCCTGGAAGCAAACCTCTCCGGGGCGACAACGGCCCGCATCCATGCAGGGACCTCCCTGATCCTGGATGCCAGCGGACAGTCCCGCACTTACCTCTATGGGGAACCCGCGGTGACCTTGCGCCGGTTTGCGGACCGGGCCGAACTTCACAAGGAACCCGACTGA
- a CDS encoding cytochrome c oxidase subunit I, translated as MSAHAHAIADDHAHDDHGHHHKETFVTKYIFSQDHKMISKQYLITGLIMGFIGIAMSLLFRMQLAWPGESFPVFEAVLGKWAPEGVMDADIYLALVTIHGTIMVFFVLTAGLSGTFSNLLIPLQIGARDMASGFLNMLSYWMFFLSSVIMVISLFVEAGPAAAGWTIYPPLSALPMAQPGSGMGMTLWLVSMAIFIASSLLGSLNYIVTVINLRTKGMSMTRLPLTIWAFFVTAIIGVISFPVLLSAALLLLMDRSFGTSFFLSDIFIQGEVLHYQGGSPVLFEHLFWFLGHPEVYIVILPAMGIVSEVMSVNARKPIFGYRAMIASILAIAFLSTIVWGHHMFISGMNPFLGSVFTFTTLLIAIPSAVKAFNWITTLWKGNLQLNPGMLFSIGMVSTFITGGLTGIILGDSTLDINVHDTYFVVAHFHLVMGISALYGLFAGVYHWFPKMFQGRMMNKNLGYVHFWVTAVGSYGVFFPMHFVGMAGVPRRYYENTAFPMFDELVDIQVLMTVFAIITAAAQLVFAFNFVRSIFYGKRGPQNPWQATTLEWTAPQEHIHGNWPGAIPEVHRWPYDYSKTYENGEYILPGQDYVPQHIPLQDEEEELQH; from the coding sequence ATGTCAGCACACGCACATGCGATCGCCGATGATCACGCGCACGACGATCACGGACATCACCACAAAGAGACTTTTGTCACCAAATATATTTTCAGCCAGGATCACAAGATGATCTCCAAGCAATACCTGATTACCGGCCTGATCATGGGCTTTATCGGTATTGCCATGTCCCTGCTTTTCCGGATGCAGCTCGCCTGGCCCGGGGAATCCTTCCCGGTGTTTGAAGCTGTGTTGGGGAAGTGGGCCCCGGAAGGCGTTATGGATGCGGACATCTACCTGGCCCTTGTTACGATCCACGGGACCATCATGGTCTTCTTTGTATTGACAGCCGGATTGAGCGGTACGTTCAGTAACCTGCTGATCCCACTGCAGATCGGCGCCCGGGATATGGCATCCGGGTTTCTGAATATGCTGTCGTACTGGATGTTCTTCCTCTCGAGTGTAATCATGGTGATTTCCCTGTTTGTGGAGGCCGGACCGGCAGCCGCCGGTTGGACGATCTACCCGCCATTGAGTGCCCTGCCGATGGCCCAGCCGGGTTCGGGTATGGGAATGACCCTCTGGCTGGTCTCCATGGCGATATTTATCGCTTCCTCCCTGCTGGGATCCCTGAACTATATTGTAACGGTTATCAACCTGCGGACCAAGGGGATGTCCATGACGCGCCTGCCGCTAACCATCTGGGCGTTTTTCGTCACGGCCATCATCGGGGTGATCTCTTTCCCGGTGCTCCTGTCTGCCGCCTTGTTGCTTTTGATGGACCGGAGTTTCGGAACCTCGTTCTTTCTGTCCGATATTTTTATTCAGGGCGAAGTTTTGCACTACCAGGGCGGATCCCCGGTTCTGTTTGAACACCTGTTCTGGTTCCTGGGACACCCGGAAGTATATATCGTGATCCTCCCGGCGATGGGAATAGTTTCCGAAGTGATGTCGGTCAATGCGCGGAAGCCCATTTTCGGGTACCGGGCGATGATTGCCTCCATCCTGGCGATTGCCTTTTTGTCCACCATCGTATGGGGGCACCACATGTTTATCTCAGGGATGAACCCGTTCCTGGGCTCGGTATTTACCTTTACCACCCTCCTGATCGCGATCCCTTCGGCCGTTAAGGCGTTTAACTGGATCACCACGCTCTGGAAGGGGAACCTGCAACTGAACCCGGGCATGCTGTTCTCAATCGGGATGGTATCCACGTTTATCACGGGGGGGCTCACCGGGATTATCCTGGGTGACAGCACCCTGGACATCAACGTACACGACACGTATTTCGTGGTGGCCCACTTCCACCTGGTAATGGGTATTTCGGCCCTTTACGGACTTTTTGCCGGGGTCTACCACTGGTTCCCGAAAATGTTCCAGGGCCGGATGATGAACAAGAACCTGGGCTATGTCCACTTCTGGGTTACCGCAGTAGGCTCCTATGGGGTGTTCTTCCCGATGCACTTTGTCGGGATGGCCGGCGTACCCCGGAGATATTACGAAAACACCGCCTTCCCGATGTTCGATGAACTCGTGGACATCCAGGTGCTGATGACGGTATTTGCCATTATTACGGCGGCCGCACAATTGGTCTTTGCCTTCAACTTTGTCCGCAGCATCTTTTACGGCAAGCGCGGACCCCAGAACCCCTGGCAGGCCACAACCCTGGAATGGACGGCTCCCCAGGAGCACATCCACGGCAACTGGCCGGGCGCCATCCCGGAGGTGCACCGCTGGCCGTACGATTACAGCAAGACCTACGAGAACGGGGAATACATCCTGCCCGGACAGGATTATGTGCCCCAGCACATCCCGCTCCAGGATGAAGAAGAGGAATTGCAGCATTAG
- a CDS encoding c-type cytochrome, producing MKNTLYTALIFTGILILASCQDKREPNYQYMPNMYEPVGYEAYDEVEWLPGGSMALLPAENTIARGALPYGLENTPEGKELSRALTSPLDSLNREENLAEGAALYALYCAICHGPKGDGQGNLVKREKILGVPSYADPGRNINVGTTYHVIYYGQNAMGSYATQLDEKERWQVSEYVMKLKEDLTQ from the coding sequence ATGAAGAATACGCTCTATACCGCCCTGATATTCACCGGCATCCTGATCCTGGCCTCCTGCCAGGACAAGCGGGAGCCCAATTACCAGTACATGCCCAATATGTACGAACCGGTTGGCTATGAAGCCTACGACGAGGTGGAATGGCTCCCCGGGGGTTCCATGGCCCTGCTCCCGGCAGAAAACACCATCGCCCGGGGCGCTTTACCCTACGGCCTGGAGAATACCCCGGAAGGCAAGGAATTGTCCCGTGCGCTGACCAGCCCGTTGGATTCCCTGAACCGGGAAGAGAACCTGGCCGAGGGGGCGGCGTTGTACGCGCTGTACTGTGCCATTTGCCACGGGCCCAAGGGCGACGGGCAGGGGAACCTGGTAAAACGCGAGAAAATCCTGGGGGTTCCCAGCTATGCGGACCCGGGACGGAATATCAATGTCGGGACCACCTACCACGTGATCTATTACGGCCAGAACGCTATGGGGTCTTATGCCACGCAGCTGGATGAGAAAGAGCGGTGGCAGGTTTCCGAATACGTGATGAAACTCAAGGAAGATTTAACACAATAA